The following proteins are co-located in the Alkalihalobacillus sp. TS-13 genome:
- a CDS encoding JAB domain-containing protein: METIYEIQRIRQVISEVGGGEPYIIRSPEDAAKVAAGFIGEDDREVFFVMCLNTKNRVVAVHRCHVGSINASIVHPREVFKSAILNNSAAIILCHQHPSQDTNPSREDIEVTKRLVEAGHMIGVEVLDHLIVNAEAGYTSLKEKGYV, from the coding sequence ATGGAGACAATTTATGAAATTCAACGGATCAGACAGGTGATTTCCGAGGTGGGAGGAGGGGAACCATACATCATCCGTTCTCCAGAAGATGCTGCAAAGGTTGCTGCTGGATTTATCGGTGAAGATGATCGCGAGGTGTTCTTCGTCATGTGTCTCAATACGAAAAACAGAGTTGTTGCGGTTCATCGTTGTCATGTAGGATCAATCAATGCCAGCATTGTTCATCCCAGGGAAGTATTCAAAAGTGCAATCCTGAATAACAGTGCAGCCATCATCCTCTGTCACCAGCATCCTTCTCAAGATACGAATCCATCTCGAGAAGACATTGAAGTAACAAAACGGCTGGTTGAAGCAGGGCATATGATTGGAGTTGAGGTTCTGGATCATCTGATTGTCAATGCAGAAGCTGGATATACCAGCTTAAAAGAAAAAGGATATGTATAA
- the ilvD gene encoding dihydroxy-acid dehydratase, translating to MADKDLRIRSKDISEGDNRAPNRAMLRAVGFDDEDFQKPMIGVASTWSEVTPCNVHIDKLAIEAKRGARDGGGAPMIFNTITVADGISMGHEGMRYSLPSREVIADSIETVVGAERLDGVVAIGGCDKNMPGCMIAIGRLNLPAVFVYGGTISPGKSREDKDIDIVSVFEAVGKHNAGSMDKDGLHDIECHACPGAGSCGGMYTANTMASAIEALGMSLPGSASNPAETGNKQEDCYKAGDAVVELLRKEIYPRDIMTKEAFENAITVVMALGGSTNAFLHLLAMAHSVDVDLSYNDFERIRERVPHIADLKPSGKYVMENLHQVGGVSAVMKLLLEEGLLSGDCLTVTGKTLAENLAEVPPLQEGQEIIRPVSEPFKECGPLYVLKGNLAPAGAVAKMSGLKVSKLTGPARVFDSEKEATEAVLANQINPGDVLVIRYAGPKGGPGMSEMLSISAIIIGKGLGEKVGLLTDGRFSGGTHGLVVGHVAPEAQVGGPIALLKEGDLVTIDSETQELNVDVSAEEMKARLADWQAPPLRYSRGVLNKYARLVSCASKGAVTDLGEE from the coding sequence ATGGCAGACAAAGATCTGAGAATACGCAGTAAAGACATCAGTGAAGGAGACAACCGCGCGCCGAACCGGGCGATGCTCAGAGCAGTAGGATTTGACGACGAGGACTTTCAAAAGCCGATGATCGGTGTTGCCAGTACGTGGAGCGAGGTTACACCCTGCAACGTACATATAGACAAACTCGCCATTGAAGCAAAACGCGGAGCCCGCGACGGTGGCGGAGCACCGATGATTTTTAACACCATCACCGTTGCTGACGGCATTTCCATGGGACACGAAGGCATGCGCTATTCCCTTCCGAGCCGGGAAGTAATCGCGGACTCCATTGAAACCGTAGTAGGGGCCGAGCGCCTTGACGGAGTTGTGGCTATCGGTGGCTGCGATAAAAATATGCCAGGCTGTATGATTGCCATCGGCCGCTTAAATTTACCCGCTGTATTTGTATACGGTGGTACAATTTCACCAGGTAAATCAAGAGAAGATAAAGACATCGACATCGTTTCTGTATTTGAAGCTGTCGGTAAACATAACGCAGGATCCATGGATAAGGACGGACTCCACGACATCGAATGTCATGCATGTCCGGGCGCCGGTTCATGCGGAGGCATGTACACAGCAAACACGATGGCGTCCGCTATTGAAGCTCTCGGAATGAGCCTGCCCGGCAGCGCATCAAACCCGGCAGAGACCGGCAACAAGCAGGAAGACTGCTACAAAGCAGGTGACGCTGTTGTGGAACTTCTGCGTAAAGAAATCTATCCGCGGGACATTATGACAAAAGAGGCATTTGAAAATGCCATTACGGTTGTTATGGCACTGGGTGGATCTACAAACGCCTTCCTTCATCTGCTGGCGATGGCTCACTCGGTTGATGTGGACCTCTCGTATAACGACTTCGAGCGTATCCGCGAGCGTGTACCGCACATTGCGGACCTGAAGCCGAGCGGAAAATACGTCATGGAAAATCTTCACCAGGTAGGCGGCGTTTCCGCTGTAATGAAGCTTCTGCTTGAGGAAGGGCTTTTGAGCGGTGACTGTCTCACGGTTACGGGTAAAACACTGGCAGAGAACCTGGCGGAAGTTCCTCCGCTACAGGAAGGCCAGGAAATCATCCGTCCTGTAAGCGAGCCGTTTAAGGAATGCGGTCCACTATATGTATTAAAAGGGAACCTGGCACCGGCTGGAGCTGTTGCCAAGATGAGCGGACTGAAAGTAAGCAAGCTCACCGGTCCCGCCCGGGTATTTGATTCGGAAAAAGAAGCGACGGAAGCGGTATTGGCAAATCAGATCAATCCGGGGGACGTGCTGGTGATCCGCTACGCCGGTCCGAAAGGCGGTCCGGGAATGAGCGAGATGCTCTCCATCTCAGCAATCATCATCGGTAAAGGACTCGGAGAGAAAGTCGGCTTGTTAACTGACGGTCGTTTCTCAGGAGGAACCCATGGTCTTGTCGTTGGCCATGTAGCACCTGAAGCACAGGTGGGCGGTCCAATTGCTTTGTTGAAAGAAGGCGACTTGGTGACCATCGACAGTGAAACACAGGAGCTGAACGTTGATGTGAGCGCAGAAGAAATGAAAGCCCGTCTCGCAGACTGGCAGGCACCGCCGCTACGCTACTCCCGCGGGGTGTTGAACAAATATGCAAGACTTGTATCCTGTGCCTCAAAAGGTGCGGTAAC